The proteins below come from a single Agrobacterium vitis genomic window:
- the rpsU gene encoding 30S ribosomal protein S21 — protein sequence MQVLVRDNNVDQALRALKKKMQREGIFREMKMRDYYEKPSQKRAREKAEAVRRVRKLARKKMQREGLIAAPPRPAFGSR from the coding sequence GTGCAGGTACTTGTCCGCGATAACAACGTTGATCAGGCGCTTCGCGCCTTGAAGAAGAAGATGCAGCGCGAAGGCATCTTCCGTGAAATGAAAATGCGTGACTATTATGAAAAGCCGTCGCAAAAGCGCGCGCGCGAAAAGGCTGAAGCCGTTCGCCGCGTTCGCAAGCTGGCCCGCAAGAAGATGCAGCGCGAAGGCCTGATTGCCGCTCCGCCGCGTCCGGCATTCGGCAGCCGCTGA
- a CDS encoding tetratricopeptide repeat protein has product MRGKGCYMLALGLTAMLTLSGCQSTNQSSDMISIDRDQGSKENISSLSSVIAANPRDPGGYNVRGSAYGRAGEFQKALADFNTALQLNPNFYQAYANRALVYRNMGKPVEAANDYTAALKINSSYDVAYIGRGNIYRQAGRVDEAFQDFSKAIELDTTDGRAYHNRGLIFQLRGQHDKAIDDFSKALSLSPNAPEPYNGRGVSYLALNDDENAFADFNHAIDMNPKLAESWANQALVYERRGDKVKAAKSYAHALSLDGKYTPARDGLARTRGSTS; this is encoded by the coding sequence ATGCGCGGCAAAGGCTGCTACATGCTGGCTCTCGGCCTCACCGCCATGCTGACGCTTTCCGGATGCCAATCCACCAACCAGTCAAGCGACATGATCAGCATCGACCGCGATCAGGGTTCCAAGGAAAATATTTCCTCGCTGTCGTCGGTCATCGCCGCCAATCCACGCGACCCAGGCGGCTATAACGTGCGGGGCTCCGCCTATGGCCGGGCTGGCGAATTCCAGAAGGCGCTGGCGGATTTCAACACCGCGCTGCAACTCAACCCGAATTTCTACCAGGCCTATGCCAACCGCGCCCTTGTCTATCGCAACATGGGCAAGCCGGTCGAAGCTGCCAATGATTATACCGCTGCCCTGAAGATCAATAGCAGCTATGATGTCGCCTATATCGGCCGTGGCAATATCTACCGCCAGGCGGGCCGGGTAGACGAGGCATTTCAGGATTTCTCCAAGGCAATCGAGCTGGATACCACCGATGGCCGCGCCTATCACAATCGCGGTCTGATCTTCCAGTTGCGCGGCCAGCACGACAAGGCGATCGACGATTTTTCCAAGGCGCTCTCACTGTCACCGAATGCGCCTGAGCCTTACAACGGTCGTGGCGTAAGCTATCTGGCGCTGAACGACGATGAAAACGCCTTTGCCGATTTCAACCATGCCATCGACATGAACCCGAAGCTGGCCGAATCCTGGGCCAATCAGGCCCTGGTCTATGAGCGGCGCGGCGATAAGGTCAAGGCCGCGAAGTCCTACGCCCATGCCTTGAGCCTGGATGGAAAATACACGCCCGCTCGCGATGGTCTTGCCCGGACACGCGGCTCGACAAGCTGA
- a CDS encoding aa3-type cytochrome c oxidase subunit IV, which translates to MSEDHSGPVETGASMDYPAHERTYDSFIAASKYGTAILVALMIGMAAGFFTTAGFLGGILVFLILSVIGVFMMR; encoded by the coding sequence ATGAGCGAAGACCATTCCGGCCCGGTCGAAACGGGCGCCTCGATGGATTATCCCGCCCACGAGCGGACCTATGACAGTTTCATAGCCGCCTCGAAATATGGCACAGCCATTCTCGTCGCGCTGATGATCGGCATGGCCGCCGGATTTTTCACCACGGCCGGATTCCTGGGTGGCATTCTGGTGTTTCTGATCCTCAGCGTCATCGGCGTCTTCATGATGCGGTAA
- a CDS encoding TRAP transporter small permease subunit: MAVLLGWSRAIDTLSEVVGRVAEYLVLLCCLISAANAIIRYLFNISSNGWLEIQWYLFAYVVVLGAAHTLRQNGHVRVDLIYGAVSERKRLWIDLIGIVFFLLPVCIYLTWLCWPFFWLSYQQGEMSANAGGLIRWPVKLILVAGFGLLVLQGLSEMVKRIAALTGHLHIDVRYEKPLQ, encoded by the coding sequence ATGGCTGTTTTGCTAGGGTGGAGCCGGGCTATCGACACGCTGAGCGAAGTCGTTGGCCGGGTGGCGGAATATCTGGTGCTGCTGTGCTGCCTGATCAGCGCGGCCAATGCGATCATCCGATATCTTTTCAATATCAGTTCCAATGGCTGGCTGGAGATCCAATGGTATCTCTTTGCTTATGTCGTTGTGCTGGGAGCTGCCCATACATTGCGCCAAAACGGCCATGTGCGGGTGGATTTGATTTATGGCGCGGTCTCTGAACGCAAACGATTGTGGATCGATCTGATCGGTATCGTCTTCTTCCTCCTTCCCGTCTGCATCTATCTGACCTGGCTGTGCTGGCCGTTTTTCTGGCTTTCCTATCAGCAGGGTGAAATGTCCGCCAATGCCGGTGGCCTGATCCGCTGGCCGGTCAAGCTTATTCTTGTTGCCGGATTCGGGCTTCTCGTCTTGCAGGGCCTGTCGGAAATGGTGAAGCGCATCGCTGCGCTGACGGGACACCTGCATATCGACGTGCGCTACGAAAAGCCGCTGCAATAA
- a CDS encoding TRAP transporter large permease, with amino-acid sequence MFDFGIIPPAMFLGMVLFMLFGFPVAFSLGAVGLFFGMVGIATGHFNEVFLQAIPLRFFGIVSNDLLLAIPFFTMMGAILERCGLAEDLLEGTGKLFGAVPGGLAYAVIAVGAILGAITGTVAASVITMGMISLPIMLRYGYDPKLATGVIAASGTITQLIPPSLVLVILADQLGRSVGDMYLGAIGPSILQVVIFTLFIFLMSILKPSSMPPLPKEVRGDLDWRLIRQVLAGMLPSIVLIFLVLGTIFMGLATPTEAGALGVVGAAMLAAMHRRLTWPLIRQAMQSTMSITSMVVMILIGSTCFSLVFQGMDGSRWIEHMLSGLPGGPVGFLVFVNIFVFVLAFFLDFFEIAFIVIPMLAPVAQSLGIDLIWFGVLLCVNMQTSFMHPPFGFALFYLRSVAPPEVKTRDIYIGALPWVGMQLLLVAVVIFWPQSVTMWLEKAKDIDLNSVKIEVPGFGAGSGMSLPPIGDSGAPGLNFGTPPSLGGAPAAKPGIDLSQPPAFK; translated from the coding sequence ATGTTCGATTTCGGTATCATTCCGCCAGCCATGTTTCTCGGCATGGTGCTGTTCATGCTGTTCGGTTTTCCGGTGGCCTTCTCGCTGGGGGCGGTTGGTTTGTTCTTCGGCATGGTCGGCATTGCCACGGGCCATTTCAACGAAGTGTTTCTTCAGGCCATTCCGCTGCGGTTTTTTGGGATCGTCTCCAACGATCTGCTGCTGGCCATCCCCTTCTTCACCATGATGGGCGCCATTCTGGAACGGTGCGGGTTGGCGGAAGATCTTCTGGAGGGAACCGGCAAGCTATTCGGTGCCGTTCCCGGTGGTCTCGCCTATGCGGTGATTGCCGTCGGTGCCATTCTGGGCGCGATTACCGGCACGGTGGCAGCCTCTGTCATCACCATGGGGATGATCTCGCTGCCGATCATGCTGCGCTATGGCTACGATCCGAAGCTGGCCACGGGGGTTATTGCGGCGTCGGGAACGATCACCCAGCTCATTCCGCCCTCTCTGGTTCTGGTCATCCTCGCCGATCAGCTGGGCCGTTCTGTCGGTGACATGTATCTGGGCGCTATCGGCCCATCGATCCTGCAAGTGGTAATTTTCACGCTGTTCATTTTCCTGATGTCGATCCTCAAGCCTTCGAGCATGCCGCCGCTTCCCAAAGAAGTGCGTGGCGATCTGGATTGGCGGCTGATCCGTCAGGTGCTGGCGGGCATGTTGCCCTCCATCGTGCTGATCTTTCTGGTTCTTGGCACGATCTTCATGGGATTGGCGACGCCGACGGAGGCAGGCGCCCTGGGCGTGGTCGGGGCCGCCATGCTGGCGGCCATGCATCGCCGGCTGACGTGGCCGCTGATCCGTCAAGCCATGCAATCCACCATGTCCATCACCTCCATGGTGGTGATGATCTTGATTGGCTCCACCTGTTTCAGCCTGGTGTTCCAGGGCATGGATGGGTCACGCTGGATCGAGCATATGCTGTCGGGCCTGCCGGGCGGCCCAGTGGGCTTCCTGGTCTTTGTCAATATCTTTGTCTTCGTGCTAGCCTTCTTCCTGGATTTCTTCGAAATTGCCTTCATCGTCATCCCGATGTTGGCGCCGGTGGCGCAATCGCTGGGCATTGATCTGATCTGGTTCGGTGTTTTGCTGTGCGTCAACATGCAGACCAGTTTCATGCATCCACCCTTTGGTTTTGCACTGTTTTATCTGCGCAGTGTTGCCCCGCCAGAGGTCAAGACCCGCGATATCTATATCGGCGCCTTGCCCTGGGTGGGCATGCAGCTTCTGCTGGTCGCGGTGGTGATTTTCTGGCCACAATCCGTCACCATGTGGCTGGAAAAAGCCAAGGATATCGACCTGAATTCGGTGAAAATCGAGGTGCCCGGCTTTGGTGCCGGGAGCGGTATGAGCCTGCCGCCCATCGGCGATAGCGGTGCGCCCGGCCTGAATTTCGGCACGCCACCCTCGCTTGGTGGTGCGCCTGCCGCCAAGCCGGGTATCGATCTCAGCCAGCCTCCAGCTTTTAAATGA
- a CDS encoding DUF2332 domain-containing protein codes for MTIDSLRHALTDQARSCDSLGSPFTARLCRLAAERLTPASAIGARLIDWPGDITSAGDSVPLRLAGTLHALVLSNESPDLAAVYPPHDATDDALWAAVETTFRDHEAFMQARLNSAPQTNEVRRSAALLPGFLTIASLFGLPLRLSEVGASAGLNLQWDRYAYRLGETSCGDGSQVLLAPDWQGPPPPSATITVEERAGCDLNPLDPGTPEDCERLFSYIWADQADRLERTKAALALARSNNLSVDRMDAIDWLKQRLAPSHPGQMHVVYHSVAWQYLPDTLKAQGEALIAQAGQRATAQAPFARLQMEADGQRDGASLNLQIWPGGERQEIGRADFHGRWVKWQGWKA; via the coding sequence GTGACGATTGACAGCCTGCGTCATGCCCTCACCGATCAGGCCCGATCCTGTGACAGTCTTGGCTCACCTTTCACCGCAAGGCTGTGCCGGCTTGCCGCTGAACGGCTGACGCCCGCAAGCGCCATTGGCGCGCGGCTGATCGACTGGCCGGGAGACATCACGTCTGCGGGTGATTCCGTGCCGCTGCGGCTGGCGGGTACGCTGCATGCTTTGGTGTTGAGCAACGAAAGTCCTGATCTGGCCGCTGTCTATCCGCCTCATGACGCCACCGATGATGCACTCTGGGCCGCGGTGGAAACCACCTTCCGCGACCATGAGGCCTTCATGCAGGCGCGGCTGAATTCTGCGCCACAGACCAATGAAGTCCGCCGTTCCGCAGCCCTTTTGCCGGGCTTCCTCACCATTGCCTCGCTGTTCGGCCTGCCGTTGCGGTTGTCGGAGGTCGGTGCCAGCGCCGGGCTGAACCTGCAATGGGACCGCTATGCCTATCGGCTGGGCGAAACAAGCTGCGGCGATGGTTCGCAGGTTCTGCTGGCCCCCGACTGGCAAGGGCCGCCACCGCCATCCGCTACGATCACCGTTGAAGAGCGGGCGGGATGCGATCTCAACCCGCTCGATCCCGGCACGCCTGAGGATTGCGAACGGCTGTTTTCTTATATCTGGGCCGATCAAGCCGACCGGCTGGAGCGCACCAAAGCAGCCCTGGCACTGGCACGAAGCAACAATCTTTCCGTGGACCGCATGGATGCGATCGACTGGCTGAAGCAAAGGCTGGCTCCGTCTCATCCGGGCCAGATGCACGTCGTCTACCATTCCGTAGCCTGGCAATATCTTCCCGACACACTGAAAGCCCAAGGCGAAGCGCTGATTGCGCAAGCCGGTCAACGTGCAACGGCGCAGGCCCCGTTCGCCCGTCTGCAAATGGAAGCGGATGGCCAGCGCGATGGCGCCAGCCTCAATCTGCAAATCTGGCCGGGCGGTGAGCGCCAGGAGATCGGCCGCGCTGATTTCCATGGTCGCTGGGTGAAATGGCAGGGCTGGAAGGCCTGA
- a CDS encoding MaoC family dehydratase, with product MQRQISLADVPAMVGEELGISKWITVDQTMIDAFATATDDHQFIHTDPERAKAETPYGGTIAHGFLTISLLSAMNYDCLPVIREQTMGINYGFEKIRLMAPVRSGKRVRGRFVLAGARFRGAGMLMTTYDVSVEIEEERKPALTAIWQTIIQFDPENRPEGV from the coding sequence ATGCAGCGTCAAATTTCTCTCGCAGACGTCCCCGCCATGGTCGGGGAGGAACTGGGCATATCCAAGTGGATTACCGTCGATCAAACCATGATCGATGCCTTCGCCACGGCAACTGACGATCACCAGTTCATCCATACCGATCCGGAGCGCGCCAAGGCGGAAACGCCCTATGGCGGCACCATTGCTCATGGATTTCTGACGATCTCGCTGCTGTCGGCAATGAATTACGATTGCCTGCCAGTGATCCGCGAACAAACCATGGGGATCAATTACGGCTTTGAGAAAATCCGGCTAATGGCACCGGTCCGCTCGGGAAAACGGGTGCGGGGCCGCTTCGTCCTGGCTGGCGCTCGGTTTCGCGGCGCAGGCATGTTGATGACCACCTATGATGTCAGTGTCGAGATCGAAGAGGAACGCAAACCGGCGCTCACCGCCATCTGGCAGACCATCATCCAGTTCGACCCTGAAAACCGACCAGAAGGGGTTTGA
- the glgX gene encoding glycogen debranching protein GlgX, whose product MTGAGARLTATGAEFAVYSRDAERLDLCLFDETGDTELRRLPMQRGEDDLHRLTVEGLVVGARYGYRANGQYDPGQGLWFDPAKLLVDPYALEIDRPFRHDPRLSQFGEDTADLAPKAILTAPGHAVLEPPRLPDGGFIYELPVRGFTMLHPDVPENLRGTVAALAHPSIIAHLQAIGVDAVELLPITAWIDERHLPPLGLSNSWGYNPVALMALDPRLCPGGVEELRRTVECLHENGIGVILDLVFNHSGESDRFGATLSMRGLDNRSYYRHLPDQPGVLVNDTGCGNTIACDRPVVRQLILDTLRHFVLAAGVDGFRFDLAPVLGRTATGFEAQGEMLTAMLQDPILKDRVMIAEPWDIGPGGYQLGNFPAPFLEWNDRARDTMRRFWRGDDGLTGEMATVLAGSSDMFSRNGSPHTRSVNFIAAHDGFTLHDLVSYAHKHNEANGEDNRDGHSDNHSWNNGAEGETRDPDILAARKRDCTALLSTLFASKGWVMLTAGDEGGRSQRGNNNAYCQDNAITWLDWAALDADLVAHTGRLAALRRRFPALTDPAFFTGNGDVSWIDASGQPMRVETWQDPQARFLGLLITTPDRTTGRDTRLAILINRGEACAVNLPASTGGEWREVFSGVAASKLVMEPRHVAFLVEG is encoded by the coding sequence ATGACAGGTGCGGGCGCTCGTCTCACGGCAACAGGCGCGGAATTTGCGGTCTATTCCCGTGATGCCGAGCGTCTGGACCTGTGCCTGTTTGATGAGACCGGAGACACCGAACTTCGCCGCCTGCCAATGCAGCGCGGCGAAGACGATCTGCACCGGCTGACCGTCGAAGGACTGGTCGTTGGAGCCAGATACGGCTACCGCGCCAATGGACAGTATGATCCCGGCCAAGGCCTGTGGTTTGATCCAGCCAAGCTGCTGGTCGATCCCTATGCGCTGGAAATCGACCGTCCCTTCCGTCACGATCCGCGCCTCAGCCAATTTGGCGAGGACACCGCCGATCTGGCGCCTAAGGCCATCCTGACCGCGCCCGGACATGCTGTGCTGGAGCCGCCCCGCCTGCCAGATGGCGGCTTTATCTATGAATTGCCGGTGCGCGGCTTCACCATGCTGCATCCTGATGTGCCGGAAAATCTGCGCGGCACGGTCGCGGCCCTCGCCCATCCGTCCATCATCGCCCATCTGCAAGCCATTGGCGTCGATGCGGTGGAGCTTTTACCGATCACCGCCTGGATCGATGAACGGCACCTGCCGCCGCTCGGCCTTTCCAACAGCTGGGGCTATAACCCTGTCGCCCTGATGGCGCTCGACCCGCGCCTCTGCCCCGGCGGGGTGGAAGAATTGCGCCGCACCGTCGAATGCCTGCATGAGAATGGCATCGGCGTGATCCTCGATCTCGTCTTCAACCATTCCGGCGAAAGCGACCGGTTCGGCGCAACGCTGTCGATGCGCGGCCTCGACAACAGGAGCTATTACCGGCACCTGCCCGACCAGCCGGGCGTGCTGGTCAACGATACCGGCTGCGGCAATACCATTGCCTGCGACAGACCGGTGGTGCGCCAGCTGATCCTCGACACTTTGCGCCATTTCGTCCTGGCGGCGGGCGTCGATGGCTTCCGCTTCGATCTCGCCCCGGTCCTGGGCCGAACCGCGACGGGCTTTGAGGCGCAAGGCGAGATGCTGACAGCCATGCTCCAGGACCCGATTTTGAAGGACCGGGTGATGATTGCCGAGCCCTGGGACATTGGTCCGGGCGGCTATCAGCTTGGCAATTTCCCGGCACCGTTTCTGGAATGGAACGACCGCGCCCGCGACACCATGCGCCGCTTCTGGCGCGGCGATGACGGCCTGACCGGCGAGATGGCCACGGTGCTGGCGGGTTCATCGGATATGTTCTCGCGCAACGGCAGCCCCCACACCCGCAGCGTCAATTTCATCGCCGCCCATGATGGCTTCACGCTGCACGATCTGGTGTCCTATGCCCATAAGCACAATGAGGCGAATGGCGAGGATAACAGAGACGGCCATAGTGACAATCACAGCTGGAACAATGGCGCTGAGGGCGAGACCCGCGACCCTGATATCCTTGCCGCCCGCAAGCGTGATTGTACCGCTCTGCTCTCCACCCTGTTTGCCTCAAAAGGCTGGGTGATGCTGACGGCTGGCGACGAAGGCGGGCGCAGCCAGCGCGGCAATAACAATGCCTATTGCCAGGACAATGCCATCACCTGGCTGGATTGGGCAGCGCTCGATGCCGATCTGGTTGCCCACACCGGCCGGTTGGCCGCCCTTCGCCGGCGGTTTCCGGCCCTCACAGATCCAGCCTTTTTCACCGGCAATGGCGATGTCAGCTGGATTGATGCCTCCGGCCAGCCGATGCGCGTCGAGACCTGGCAAGATCCACAAGCCCGCTTCCTGGGGCTGCTGATCACCACGCCGGATCGAACCACAGGACGCGACACGCGGTTGGCAATCCTGATCAACAGGGGTGAAGCGTGTGCCGTCAATCTACCCGCTTCAACGGGAGGGGAATGGCGGGAGGTTTTTTCGGGTGTAGCTGCTTCAAAACTGGTAATGGAACCACGCCATGTGGCATTTCTCGTCGAAGGTTGA
- a CDS encoding alpha-D-glucose phosphate-specific phosphoglucomutase — MIITVPTKPYSDQKPGTSGLRKKVPQFQQEHYAENFIQSIFDSLEDFKGKTLVIGGDGRFYNREVIQKAIKMAAANGFGRVLVGQGGILSTPAASHIIRKYKAFGGIVLSASHNPGGPTEDFGIKYNIGNGGPAPEKITDAIYTNTKTITAYKTVEAADINLDRIGSFDLGEMTVEVLDPVADYAALMETLFDFAGIRNLFSLGFRMVFDAMSAVTGPYAKEILENRLGAPEGTVRNFIPLPDFGGHHPDPNLVHAKELYDEMMGADAPDFGAASDGDGDRNLIIGKGIFVTPSDSLAILAANANLAPGYSGGIAGIARSMPTSAAADRVAERLKIGMYETPTGWKFFGNLLDAGKVTICGEESAGTGSSHVREKDGLWAVLLWLNVLASRGESVQDIVRQHWASYGRNFYSRHDYEEVDSDAANGLMDALRAKLATLPGTMIGELKVEKADDFAYHDPVDHSESKKQGIRVMFEGGSRVVFRLSGTGTSGATLRVYIERYEPNSSNHGIETQEALADLIVAAEDLAGIKARTGRDAPTVIT, encoded by the coding sequence ATGATTATTACGGTTCCAACCAAACCCTATTCGGACCAGAAACCCGGCACGTCGGGTCTGCGCAAGAAGGTGCCCCAATTCCAGCAGGAGCATTACGCCGAAAACTTCATCCAGTCGATTTTCGATTCGCTTGAAGATTTCAAAGGCAAGACGCTGGTGATTGGCGGCGATGGCCGGTTTTATAACCGTGAAGTCATCCAGAAAGCCATCAAGATGGCGGCGGCCAACGGCTTTGGCCGGGTGCTGGTCGGTCAGGGCGGCATTCTCTCGACGCCAGCGGCCTCCCACATCATCCGCAAATACAAGGCCTTCGGCGGCATCGTGCTGTCGGCCAGCCACAATCCCGGCGGCCCGACCGAAGATTTCGGCATCAAATACAATATCGGCAATGGTGGGCCAGCGCCCGAAAAGATCACCGACGCGATCTACACCAATACCAAGACCATCACCGCCTATAAGACGGTGGAGGCAGCCGACATCAATCTCGACCGGATCGGCTCGTTCGATCTCGGCGAAATGACTGTTGAGGTCCTCGACCCGGTGGCCGATTATGCCGCGCTGATGGAGACATTGTTCGATTTCGCCGGTATCCGCAATCTGTTCAGCCTCGGCTTCCGCATGGTCTTCGATGCGATGAGCGCTGTCACGGGCCCCTATGCCAAGGAAATCCTCGAAAATCGCCTCGGCGCGCCTGAGGGCACGGTGCGCAATTTCATTCCGCTGCCTGATTTCGGCGGTCATCATCCCGACCCGAACCTCGTTCATGCCAAGGAGCTTTATGACGAGATGATGGGAGCGGATGCGCCTGATTTCGGCGCAGCCTCCGACGGCGACGGCGACCGCAACCTGATCATCGGCAAGGGCATTTTCGTCACGCCGTCAGACAGTCTGGCCATTCTGGCCGCCAATGCCAATCTGGCGCCCGGTTATTCCGGCGGCATTGCCGGCATTGCCCGATCCATGCCGACCAGTGCCGCTGCCGACCGCGTGGCCGAACGGCTGAAAATCGGCATGTACGAGACGCCGACCGGCTGGAAATTCTTCGGCAACCTGCTCGACGCCGGCAAGGTAACGATCTGCGGTGAAGAAAGTGCTGGAACAGGCTCCAGCCATGTGCGTGAAAAGGACGGGCTCTGGGCTGTGCTGCTCTGGCTGAACGTGCTGGCCAGCCGTGGCGAAAGCGTGCAGGACATCGTGCGCCAGCATTGGGCCTCCTATGGCCGCAATTTCTATTCCCGCCACGATTACGAGGAAGTGGATTCGGATGCCGCCAACGGCCTGATGGACGCGCTGCGCGCCAAGCTTGCCACCCTTCCCGGCACCATGATCGGCGAATTGAAGGTCGAAAAGGCCGATGACTTCGCCTATCACGATCCGGTCGACCATTCCGAAAGCAAGAAGCAAGGTATCAGGGTGATGTTCGAGGGCGGCTCGCGGGTGGTCTTCCGCCTGTCTGGCACCGGCACTTCGGGCGCAACTTTGCGCGTCTATATCGAGCGCTATGAGCCAAACTCGTCCAACCACGGCATCGAAACCCAGGAGGCACTCGCCGACCTGATCGTCGCTGCCGAGGACCTGGCCGGCATCAAGGCCCGCACCGGCCGCGACGCCCCGACCGTGATCACCTGA
- the glgA gene encoding glycogen synthase GlgA translates to MNILSVASEVYPLIKTGGLADVAGALPLALEPLGINTRTLLPGYPAVLAKLGNTDVLLHMPDLLGEPATVLSARHEGLDLLILDAPTLYNRPGGPYVDSDGRDFADNWKRFAALSLAGARIAQGALDDWRPDLVHVHDWQAALVPVYMRYDEKPEIPSLITIHNIAFQGQFSADILPDLGLPEHALWEALEYYGTLAFLKGGIATAHAISTVSPSYAEEILDPHFGMGMEGLIASRANDLFGIVNGIDTAVWNPDDDGLLASSYSTATLRKRVANREALTRHFGLDDDAAPIFCVISRLTWQKGMDVLAEVADDLVAAGGKLVILGSGDPALEEALQASAHRHPGRIGMVMGYNEPLSHLMQAGADAILIPSRFEPCGLTQLYGLRYGCVPVVSRTGGLNDTVIDANAAALAAKAATGIQFAPVTVAGLRQAVRRAIRLFDDKKLWYQIQKQGMKADVSWTASAQRYVDVYNRLLGKG, encoded by the coding sequence ATGAACATCCTGTCCGTTGCATCGGAAGTCTATCCGCTGATCAAGACCGGCGGTCTCGCCGATGTGGCGGGCGCCCTGCCGCTGGCGCTCGAACCCTTGGGCATAAACACCAGAACCCTGCTGCCGGGCTATCCGGCAGTCCTCGCCAAGCTCGGTAACACGGATGTGCTGCTGCATATGCCTGATCTTCTAGGCGAGCCTGCAACCGTGCTTTCGGCCCGCCATGAGGGCCTCGACCTGCTGATCCTCGATGCGCCAACGCTCTACAATCGGCCAGGCGGCCCTTACGTCGATAGCGATGGTCGTGATTTTGCCGATAACTGGAAACGGTTTGCGGCGCTGTCGCTGGCAGGCGCCCGTATTGCCCAAGGCGCACTCGATGATTGGCGACCGGATCTCGTCCATGTCCACGATTGGCAGGCCGCTCTGGTGCCGGTTTATATGCGCTACGATGAGAAGCCGGAAATTCCGAGCCTCATCACCATTCACAACATCGCCTTTCAGGGGCAATTTTCAGCTGACATCCTCCCGGATCTCGGCCTGCCGGAGCACGCCCTGTGGGAAGCGCTCGAATATTACGGCACACTGGCTTTTCTGAAAGGCGGCATTGCCACGGCCCATGCCATCAGCACGGTCAGCCCGTCTTATGCCGAGGAAATTCTCGATCCGCATTTCGGCATGGGCATGGAAGGGCTGATCGCCAGTCGTGCCAATGACCTGTTCGGCATCGTCAACGGCATCGATACCGCCGTCTGGAACCCCGATGATGACGGACTGTTAGCCTCGTCTTACAGCACTGCTACCCTGCGCAAGCGGGTCGCCAATCGCGAAGCACTCACCCGGCATTTCGGCCTTGATGACGATGCGGCACCGATTTTCTGCGTGATTTCCCGCCTCACCTGGCAAAAAGGCATGGATGTACTGGCCGAGGTCGCCGACGATCTCGTCGCGGCAGGCGGCAAGCTGGTCATTCTTGGTTCCGGCGATCCTGCCCTGGAAGAGGCCTTGCAGGCGTCGGCCCACCGTCATCCGGGCCGGATCGGCATGGTGATGGGCTATAATGAACCACTGTCGCATCTGATGCAGGCGGGTGCTGATGCCATCCTCATTCCGTCGCGATTTGAACCTTGCGGCTTGACCCAGCTTTACGGCCTGCGCTACGGCTGTGTTCCGGTGGTGAGCCGCACCGGTGGTTTGAATGACACGGTCATCGACGCCAATGCGGCGGCACTTGCGGCAAAGGCTGCCACCGGCATACAGTTCGCCCCGGTCACGGTGGCAGGGTTGCGACAGGCGGTACGCCGGGCGATCCGCCTCTTCGACGACAAGAAACTATGGTATCAGATCCAGAAGCAGGGCATGAAAGCAGACGTATCCTGGACAGCAAGCGCCCAGCGCTACGTCGATGTTTATAACCGCCTCCTCGGAAAAGGCTGA